Proteins from a genomic interval of Asterias rubens chromosome 16, eAstRub1.3, whole genome shotgun sequence:
- the LOC117300660 gene encoding uncharacterized protein LOC117300660, which translates to MQQVNVDDKYKITRSEFKMGLQTFVQCLVLLHATTLSASLSSYSMDMDWLRSDGTRSFGSKFDVGDTVICHCQLTIYEGPAVESVAFEMKQYGSSSGADLTPITSGEQIIYSDGRERFSAVNITTVNENITDYRMTLSNIDRYDSGNRYYCAAYWVYASGSRSSGTASTDLKINWSRPEPQCSSDIPDKVKKGDDVTYQCNASDTDERSSGTFTMWRGDTRLNNDLMSEYLDVGRQFNASYSTTISDDSLADVYSCRYIGTGGFQDYDYNCTFNMPTCVVDDLNDQCLQSSGALPSRDHLQVTTMFLVLVFNYYITLR; encoded by the exons ATGCAGCAAGTGAACG ttgacgaCAAGTATAAGATAACAAGATCTGAATTCAAGATGGGATTACAGACGTTTGTGCAGTGTCTGGTTCTTCTACATGCTACGACTCTCAGTGCATCCTTATCATCGTACTCGATGGACATGGATTGGCTTCGTAGTGACGGTACTCGTTCCTTCGGGAGTAAGTTTGACGTAGGCGACACAGTTATTTGTCATTGCCAACTCACCATATACGAAGGGCCAGCTGTTGAGTCAGTGGCGTTTGAGATGAAGCAGTACGGTAGCTCATCTGGTGCTGATTTGACTCCAATAACTAGTGGGGAGCAAATCATTTACTCTGATGGGCGGGAAAGATTTTCGGCCGTGAATATCACAACTGTCAATGAGAACATCACGGATTACCGGATGACTTTGAGTAACATTGACCGTTATGACTCGGGCAATCGCTACTACTGCGCAGCTTACTGGGTGTATGCTAGTGGTTCCCGCAGTTCAGGCACCGCATCCACAGATCTTAAAATAAACTGGAGCCGCCCCGAACCACAATGTTCGTCAGACATCCCTGATAAAGTCAAGAAAGGCGACGATGTAACATATCAGTGTAATGCCTCTGATACCGACGAAAGATCCAGCGGTACCTTTACAATGTGGAGAGGCGACACTAGGCTGAATAACGATTTAATGAGCGAATACCTAGACGTTGGAAGGCAGTTTAATGCTTCTTATTCTACTACCATCTCAGATGATAGTCTGGCAGATGTGTACTCTTGTCGTTATATCGGGACTGGTGGCTTTCAGGACTACGACTATAACTGTACCTTTAACATGCCGACGTGCGTTGTTGATGATTTGAATGACCAATGCCTGCAGTCTAGTGGTGCATTGCCGTCACGTGATCACCTCCAAGTTACTACGATGTTCCTTGTTTTGGTCTTTAATTATTACATCACCTTAAGATAG
- the LOC117300659 gene encoding uncharacterized protein LOC117300659, whose amino-acid sequence MQQVNVDDKYKITRSEFKMGLQTFVQCLVLLHATTLSASLSSYSMDMDWLRSDGTRSFGSKFDVGDTVICHCQLTIYEGPAVESVAFEMKQYGSSSGADLTPITSGEQIIYSDGRERFSAVNITTVNENITDYRMTLSNIDRYDSGNRYYCAAYWVYASGSRSSGTASTDLKINWSRPEPQCSSDIPDKVKKGDDVTYQCNVSDIDGRSSGIFTMWRGDTRLNNDLMSEYLDVGRQFNASYSTTISDDSLADVYSCRYIGTGGFQDYDYNCTFNMPTCVVDDLNDQCLQSSGALPSRDHLQVTTMFLVLVFNYYITLR is encoded by the exons ATGCAGCAAGTGAACG ttgacgaCAAGTATAAGATAACAAGATCTGAATTCAAGATGGGATTACAGACGTTTGTGCAGTGTCTGGTTCTTCTACATGCTACGACTCTCAGTGCATCCTTATCATCGTACTCGATGGACATGGATTGGCTTCGTAGTGACGGTACTCGTTCCTTCGGGAGTAAGTTTGACGTAGGCGACACAGTTATTTGTCATTGCCAACTCACCATATACGAAGGGCCAGCTGTTGAGTCGGTGGCGTTTGAGATGAAGCAGTACGGTAGCTCATCTGGTGCTGATTTGACTCCAATAACTAGTGGGGAGCAAATCATTTACTCTGATGGGCGGGAAAGATTTTCGGCCGTGAATATCACAACTGTCAATGAGAACATCACGGATTACCGGATGACTTTGAGTAACATTGACCGTTATGACTCGGGCAATCGCTACTACTGCGCAGCTTACTGGGTGTATGCTAGTGGTTCCCGCAGTTCAGGCACCGCATCCACAGATCTTAAAATAAACTGGAGCCGCCCCGAACCACAATGTTCGTCAGACATCCCTGATAAAGTCAAGAAAGGCGACGATGTAACATATCAGTGTAATGTCTCTGATATCGACGGAAGATCCAGCGGTATATTTACAATGTGGAGAGGCGACACTAGGCTGAATAACGATTTAATGAGCGAATACCTAGACGTTGGAAGGCAGTTTAACGCTTCTTATTCTACTACCATCTCAGATGATAGTCTGGCAGATGTGTACTCTTGTCGTTATATCGGGACTGGTGGCTTTCAGGACTACGACTATAACTGTACCTTTAACATGCCGACGTGCGTTGTTGATGATTTGAATGACCAATGCCTGCAGTCTAGTGGTGCATTGCCGTCACGTGATCACCTCCAAGTTACTACGATGTTCCTTGTTTTGGTCTTTAATTATTACATCACCTTAAGATAG